Proteins from a genomic interval of Paracholeplasma manati:
- a CDS encoding glycosyl hydrolase family 17 protein, with protein MHYKKSICYSGYRLNQSPVTKIYPSKQEILEDLQLLIKDGYEQIRMYDPGMHARLTLEVIKEHNLPIKVMQGMDLDGEVINNNVGWGEPLKTKDIIQNKKNNLKQLDLLIELANQYPDIINYVSAGNENTSDWNPKMVAVDTLAKYIRTLKENIKQPVTFCEGVYFWNTHAMPLVKEVDFVSIHIYPFWLRKPHEEALENTFAAYEATKENIKDKPIIITEAGWPTKSSLGDYTSNAFHRTYVDGLEAWAKKNDVLLYMFEAFDEPWKGSDKPDEPEKHWGVYDLNRNKK; from the coding sequence ATGCACTATAAAAAATCCATTTGTTATTCAGGGTATCGATTGAACCAAAGTCCAGTCACCAAAATATACCCTTCAAAACAAGAAATACTCGAAGACTTACAACTACTCATCAAAGATGGGTATGAACAAATTCGTATGTATGACCCAGGCATGCACGCGAGACTCACTTTAGAAGTGATCAAAGAACACAATTTGCCGATCAAAGTCATGCAAGGCATGGACTTAGATGGTGAAGTCATCAACAACAACGTTGGTTGGGGTGAACCACTCAAAACCAAAGACATCATCCAAAACAAGAAGAACAACCTTAAGCAGTTGGATCTGTTGATTGAACTAGCCAACCAATACCCTGACATCATCAATTATGTATCTGCAGGTAATGAGAATACTTCAGATTGGAATCCAAAGATGGTTGCGGTAGACACCTTAGCGAAATACATTCGAACACTCAAAGAAAATATCAAACAACCTGTAACATTCTGTGAAGGGGTCTATTTTTGGAACACCCACGCGATGCCACTGGTGAAAGAAGTAGACTTTGTGTCCATCCATATTTATCCATTTTGGTTAAGAAAACCACATGAAGAAGCGTTGGAAAATACATTCGCAGCTTATGAGGCAACCAAAGAAAACATTAAAGACAAACCGATCATCATCACCGAAGCGGGTTGGCCAACCAAATCCAGTCTAGGAGACTACACGTCTAATGCGTTTCATCGTACCTATGTAGATGGCTTAGAAGCTTGGGCAAAAAAGAACGATGTGTTGCTTTATATGTTTGAAGCCTTCGATGAACCATGGAAGGGTTCGGATAAACCAGATGAACCAGAAAAACACTGGGGTGTCTACGATTTGAACCGAAATAAAAAGTAA
- the gdhA gene encoding NADP-specific glutamate dehydrogenase has translation MFKSAYLERVFNDVLKKDNGQPEFIQAVETFFLSMDDIISMTPQIEKYGIMERLVEPERLIHFRVTWVDDQGITRVNRGYRVQFSSVLGPYKGGLRFHPTVNASTMKFLGFEQTFKNALTGLPMGGAKGGSDFSSIGKSDGEIMRFCQNFMLELYRHIGPDTDVPAGDIGVGAKEIGYLYGMYKKIRNESVGVMTGKGLTYGGSLVRKEATGYGLCYFVSEMLKTYRSDRMDDKKVVISGSGKVGLYAAIKAHELGAIVVGMSDVNGYIHDPEGLKMDIVTELASNGELSKRYHERTGCEYGNDPRGLWRVPCDIAMPCAIQNELDLESAKALVANGCYLVAEGANMPCTLEAEKYFTENQILFAPGKAANAGGVAVSLFEMSQNAMHYPWPYDEVDDKLKGIMKEIFFKCYTAARRYKNPYDLISGANIAAFLRVYEAMMDQGIQ, from the coding sequence TTGTTTAAAAGTGCGTATTTAGAGCGAGTGTTTAACGATGTACTTAAAAAGGACAACGGACAACCGGAATTCATTCAAGCGGTTGAAACGTTCTTTTTATCGATGGATGACATCATTTCGATGACACCGCAAATTGAAAAGTATGGCATTATGGAACGTCTGGTTGAACCAGAACGTCTAATCCATTTTAGAGTCACCTGGGTCGATGATCAAGGCATCACACGTGTCAATCGCGGTTATCGTGTCCAGTTTTCATCTGTTTTAGGACCTTACAAAGGCGGGTTGCGTTTCCACCCAACCGTTAACGCCTCCACCATGAAGTTTTTGGGTTTTGAACAAACCTTTAAAAATGCCTTAACCGGCTTACCGATGGGTGGGGCGAAAGGCGGCAGTGATTTTTCATCGATTGGTAAATCTGATGGTGAAATCATGCGTTTCTGTCAAAACTTTATGTTAGAACTCTATCGCCATATCGGTCCAGACACCGATGTACCCGCAGGGGACATTGGTGTGGGTGCCAAAGAGATTGGATATTTGTATGGCATGTATAAGAAAATCCGTAATGAATCTGTCGGTGTCATGACTGGTAAAGGCTTAACTTATGGTGGGTCTTTGGTCAGAAAAGAAGCGACTGGGTATGGCTTATGTTACTTTGTTTCGGAAATGCTTAAAACCTATCGTTCCGACCGCATGGATGATAAAAAAGTCGTTATCTCTGGATCTGGTAAAGTTGGACTATACGCCGCGATTAAAGCCCATGAACTCGGCGCGATTGTGGTAGGTATGTCGGATGTCAATGGTTATATTCACGATCCAGAAGGTTTAAAGATGGATATTGTTACAGAACTTGCCAGCAATGGTGAACTCTCGAAGCGATACCATGAAAGAACGGGTTGTGAATATGGAAACGATCCGAGGGGACTATGGCGCGTACCATGTGATATCGCGATGCCGTGTGCCATTCAAAATGAACTCGATTTAGAATCGGCCAAAGCGTTGGTAGCCAATGGTTGTTACTTGGTAGCGGAAGGCGCGAACATGCCTTGTACATTAGAAGCTGAAAAGTATTTCACTGAAAATCAAATTCTATTCGCACCTGGTAAAGCCGCGAATGCCGGTGGGGTCGCTGTTTCACTGTTTGAAATGAGCCAAAATGCGATGCATTACCCTTGGCCATACGATGAAGTGGATGACAAACTCAAAGGCATCATGAAAGAAATATTCTTCAAATGTTACACAGCTGCACGACGTTATAAAAACCCTTATGACCTCATCAGTGGCGCGAACATCGCTGCTTTCCTTCGTGTTTATGAAGCGATGATGGATCAAGGTATACAATAG
- a CDS encoding HAD-IA family hydrolase, with product MYKTILFDMDGTLIESNDLVLDIYQSLVKLHPPKVSLKSIPVADVLAKGYPEVLEMLYGKKRPDLIEEIYRIHSELAVNHLKLYPNTLDILESLKSRGIKLYIITSELRKIAIAELTGLSIFHFFEDIIAFEDVSRPKPDPEGIIKLITTKKLNKKEMMFVGDSISDAKAAKDAGILSIYMNWHKDASKMIYFDKTFHAFDELCSFTYDYEPVLTLKMKPNKPFKIVQFTDLHLMNDMKDLKTKGLIKKMIAEHKPDFIVFTGDQTMSKDSPKLYKDLGAYMGQFKTPWSFIFGNHDTDEGVAYEALIEQINDANYLSYKPGNPKYGYSNYFIEVKDKKLTKGLLFMMDSHVDAFYIIDQKPTWGYGSLKDEQLLWMDSVVNQYHLPFEKVPSSLLFCHIPPYEFKSVTPEQKQDYIGSYHETPCTPPIPNHMMEILSKKNSCKGIFVGHDHYNDYAFYHNQVLLAYGRVSGYYDYGPKGFKKGCRVIELNHDGEINTYVSIL from the coding sequence ATGTATAAAACCATTTTGTTTGATATGGATGGCACATTGATTGAATCTAATGACCTCGTTTTAGATATCTATCAAAGCCTAGTCAAACTTCACCCACCCAAAGTCAGTTTAAAAAGTATTCCTGTAGCCGATGTGCTTGCGAAAGGATACCCAGAAGTACTCGAAATGCTCTATGGTAAAAAACGTCCGGATTTGATTGAAGAGATTTACCGAATTCACAGCGAACTCGCGGTCAATCACTTAAAACTCTATCCGAACACATTGGACATTTTAGAAAGCTTAAAAAGCCGAGGTATCAAGCTTTACATCATCACCTCAGAACTCAGGAAAATCGCGATAGCGGAACTCACAGGTCTCAGCATTTTCCATTTCTTTGAAGACATCATCGCGTTTGAAGATGTATCTAGACCTAAACCAGACCCAGAAGGGATCATCAAATTGATCACCACCAAAAAACTCAATAAAAAAGAAATGATGTTTGTGGGGGATTCGATTTCGGATGCGAAAGCCGCCAAAGATGCAGGGATATTATCCATCTACATGAATTGGCATAAAGACGCCTCTAAGATGATCTATTTCGACAAGACATTCCATGCTTTTGATGAGTTGTGTAGTTTTACCTATGATTATGAACCTGTGTTGACACTCAAGATGAAACCCAATAAACCATTTAAAATCGTTCAGTTCACCGATTTGCATTTGATGAATGACATGAAGGATTTGAAAACCAAGGGTTTAATCAAAAAGATGATTGCGGAACATAAACCCGATTTCATCGTCTTTACTGGTGACCAAACGATGTCAAAAGATAGCCCTAAATTATATAAAGATTTAGGGGCTTATATGGGACAATTCAAAACCCCATGGAGTTTTATCTTTGGTAACCACGATACCGACGAAGGTGTTGCGTACGAAGCACTCATTGAACAAATCAACGATGCGAATTACTTATCCTATAAACCGGGTAATCCAAAGTATGGGTATTCCAACTATTTCATTGAAGTTAAAGACAAAAAACTGACCAAAGGTTTGTTATTTATGATGGATTCCCATGTCGATGCGTTTTACATCATCGATCAAAAACCAACCTGGGGGTATGGTTCACTTAAAGATGAACAACTCCTTTGGATGGACAGTGTGGTCAATCAATACCATTTGCCTTTTGAAAAAGTACCGAGTTCACTCTTGTTTTGTCATATTCCACCTTATGAATTTAAATCGGTCACGCCAGAACAAAAGCAGGACTACATTGGGTCTTATCATGAAACCCCATGTACCCCACCGATTCCAAACCATATGATGGAAATTCTCAGTAAAAAGAACAGTTGTAAAGGCATCTTTGTTGGACATGACCACTACAATGATTATGCCTTCTACCACAACCAAGTATTGTTGGCATATGGCCGTGTCAGCGGTTATTATGACTATGGTCCAAAAGGATTTAAAAAGGGCTGTCGTGTCATTGAATTGAATCACGATGGTGAAATCAATACATACGTCAGCATTCTATAA
- a CDS encoding glycerophosphodiester phosphodiesterase family protein, with amino-acid sequence MLKKIIVISNTPTSDIKWLEYINEENILNGLNAIEVNQIKDAKNIGKLLYKHQLFDIFVFSKSKQALRTLYKSYPYARLIYMPDTFNSLVDLSKDAFNNHAHTVCLKATALSSSMVRHLKMYGLVVFAYVEKQSDIYQAVLAGVDGLYGKNIDKKQIDVKGDYAFSPFVIAHRGYHANAQENSLKAAAEAVRMKSDFVELDFQMTKDKHIVVNHDDSLGRTYEKDYVIRKDTLKSLQSIKMTYQGEKTDEVLPTLSMFHRHLKDTNTSLLIEAKTSSGTAMKRLNRVLSQMDRPPLLMSFYPFALVNFKKYAKGYARGFLIDLEQNHMSVSDIIKISNKYNLMIHPYFSHTKSNLIEILKKRAILYCPWGLKTDIDLRKAFLSGYYGINTDESHRFKDFIKYLVVKTRHTYYIGDTLTLQTTTDVGSEIEGNIEVLFQNPLGLVIENNRITHATLDGMAYLYVTYMVKTDLVNYTLMSDLIQIEVKRSSHE; translated from the coding sequence GTGTTAAAAAAGATCATTGTTATTTCAAATACCCCTACAAGCGACATCAAATGGCTTGAATATATCAACGAAGAAAATATCCTCAACGGCTTAAACGCGATTGAGGTTAATCAAATAAAAGATGCGAAAAACATAGGTAAGTTACTCTATAAACATCAATTATTTGATATTTTTGTGTTTTCCAAATCCAAACAAGCGTTACGAACACTCTACAAGAGTTACCCATATGCAAGACTCATTTACATGCCAGACACTTTCAATAGTTTGGTCGATTTATCCAAAGATGCCTTTAACAATCACGCCCATACGGTGTGTTTAAAAGCGACTGCTTTATCCTCATCCATGGTACGACATTTGAAGATGTACGGATTGGTTGTTTTTGCGTATGTTGAAAAACAATCGGATATCTATCAAGCGGTATTGGCAGGTGTCGATGGTCTGTATGGTAAAAACATCGATAAAAAACAGATTGATGTGAAAGGTGATTATGCTTTTTCACCGTTTGTTATTGCCCATCGTGGGTATCACGCCAATGCACAAGAAAACAGTTTAAAAGCCGCTGCAGAAGCGGTCAGAATGAAATCCGATTTCGTCGAACTGGATTTCCAAATGACCAAAGACAAACACATTGTAGTGAATCACGACGATTCTTTGGGTCGTACTTATGAAAAAGACTATGTCATTCGTAAAGACACCCTCAAATCACTACAATCCATCAAAATGACCTATCAAGGGGAAAAAACAGATGAAGTATTGCCTACTTTATCGATGTTTCATCGCCATTTAAAGGATACCAACACATCGTTATTGATTGAAGCTAAAACATCATCCGGTACAGCCATGAAGCGTTTGAACCGAGTCCTCTCGCAAATGGACCGTCCACCGTTACTCATGAGTTTTTATCCATTCGCCTTGGTCAATTTCAAGAAGTACGCGAAAGGGTATGCTCGGGGATTTTTAATTGACCTTGAACAAAACCACATGAGCGTATCAGATATCATCAAAATATCCAATAAATACAACCTCATGATTCACCCATACTTTAGTCATACCAAATCCAACTTAATTGAGATTCTCAAGAAGAGAGCGATTTTATACTGTCCTTGGGGATTGAAAACCGATATCGATTTAAGAAAAGCATTCTTATCTGGATATTATGGCATCAATACCGATGAATCTCATCGTTTTAAAGACTTCATCAAGTATTTGGTGGTGAAAACCAGACATACTTATTACATTGGCGATACACTCACCCTTCAAACAACCACGGATGTAGGGTCTGAAATCGAAGGAAACATTGAGGTATTGTTCCAAAACCCACTCGGTTTGGTGATTGAAAATAATCGAATTACGCATGCTACCTTAGATGGTATGGCTTATTTATATGTGACTTACATGGTTAAAACCGACTTGGTCAACTATACCTTGATGTCTGATCTCATTCAAATTGAAGTTAAGCGTAGTTCTCATGAATAA
- a CDS encoding SGNH/GDSL hydrolase family protein has protein sequence MNNVYLHNLYASKTEAGYSLHKFPTSLIKHLSAKGQPNAYTLFGSEIRFTIVSKVTVEVYTPNTAQILIYYGDYQGEFHRFSGSYTFQIEPKFDEEGLKRLSQYHRFEPNLVRIILKENMTVRSIEGEYVFPDISKFPKQKYLAYGTSITQGRNGFTPDLNYPGIVSEALGYECYNYGMSGSAYIEQALVDFMCENTYDLITLELSVNLLGDGYDVSIFKDRLSYLLQKIAQTQPHATVIGITILDNWRKLGFDQNRGTQKDVILYRNAFKSIMKDYPQFILLEGESMLEFHHLSTDLIHPSQYGMIELANQILKHTKM, from the coding sequence ATGAATAACGTCTATTTACATAACCTATACGCCTCGAAAACAGAAGCGGGTTATTCACTACATAAATTCCCTACCTCACTGATAAAACACCTTTCTGCGAAGGGTCAACCCAATGCGTATACATTGTTTGGTTCAGAGATTAGATTTACCATTGTAAGCAAAGTAACGGTGGAAGTCTACACACCAAATACGGCACAAATCCTCATTTATTATGGGGATTATCAAGGGGAGTTTCACAGATTCAGTGGGTCATATACCTTTCAAATCGAACCTAAATTTGATGAAGAAGGTTTGAAACGGTTATCCCAATATCATCGATTTGAACCCAATTTAGTTCGCATCATTCTCAAAGAAAATATGACAGTGAGATCCATTGAAGGTGAATATGTATTCCCGGATATTTCCAAGTTCCCAAAACAGAAGTATTTGGCTTATGGGACATCCATTACACAAGGCAGAAATGGGTTCACCCCAGATTTAAATTACCCAGGCATCGTGTCTGAAGCATTGGGGTATGAATGTTATAATTACGGCATGAGTGGTTCAGCGTATATTGAACAAGCACTGGTGGATTTCATGTGTGAAAACACGTATGACCTCATCACATTAGAGCTCTCAGTGAATTTGTTGGGGGATGGCTATGATGTTTCAATATTCAAAGACAGACTTAGTTATTTACTTCAAAAAATAGCACAAACACAACCACACGCAACCGTGATTGGTATCACGATTTTAGACAATTGGCGAAAGCTAGGGTTTGATCAAAACAGAGGCACACAAAAGGATGTCATCTTATATCGAAATGCTTTCAAATCAATCATGAAAGATTATCCTCAGTTCATTCTACTAGAGGGTGAATCGATGTTAGAATTCCATCACCTATCCACCGACTTAATTCACCCTTCTCAATATGGCATGATTGAACTAGCAAACCAAATACTTAAACACACAAAGATGTAA
- a CDS encoding tetratricopeptide repeat protein, with protein MSLNTLYDEALSYLGLNVKEKDPAKAIKILETLALNGYADAFYHLGRSFAIGEGNTMDVVKAKELYETGMSLGSLKCFYGFALLHTTGYGVLKDERLAKDYFEAGYQGILEEANQGDPISNYMMGCYYYYGFYVKKYIATAIEYLDKSAQAGYAEAQFLLGSIYEALHKDVRKDKEIFEYYSLAAMQGHAYAQYALALLYIDSDIVSKDYNEAKKWLELSSKQHHYLALGTLGMLYYEGEFGQKDYDKAYPYLKESADLGYALAQYYIGLMYKNGQGVEKDIDEAVTYLTLAANQNDMNAQYNLGVLYFKYKGKPHFDKAFHWLTKAAEQKHPYAQYNLGVMYQNGDFVKQDYEKASVLYRQAAEKDVVGAMFNLGMLYMKGLGVVKSEDTAVHYWKKAANLGHDQSKMYLESVEAFNRKHIK; from the coding sequence ATGAGTTTAAACACATTATACGATGAAGCATTGTCCTATTTAGGACTCAATGTAAAAGAAAAAGACCCAGCGAAAGCCATTAAAATCTTAGAAACGTTGGCGTTAAATGGATACGCTGATGCTTTTTACCACTTAGGTAGAAGCTTCGCGATTGGTGAAGGTAATACCATGGATGTGGTCAAAGCGAAAGAACTCTATGAAACTGGTATGTCCTTAGGCAGCCTTAAGTGTTTCTATGGGTTTGCGTTACTCCATACCACAGGGTATGGTGTATTAAAGGATGAAAGACTGGCTAAAGATTATTTTGAAGCAGGTTATCAAGGCATCCTAGAAGAAGCGAATCAAGGCGATCCGATTTCAAACTACATGATGGGCTGTTACTACTATTATGGGTTCTATGTTAAAAAGTATATCGCGACCGCGATTGAATATTTGGATAAATCCGCTCAAGCAGGCTATGCAGAAGCACAGTTCTTATTGGGTTCAATCTATGAAGCATTGCATAAGGATGTTCGTAAGGACAAAGAAATCTTTGAATACTATTCTTTAGCTGCGATGCAAGGCCATGCCTATGCACAATACGCATTAGCCCTTTTATACATCGATTCAGACATTGTTTCTAAGGATTATAACGAAGCTAAGAAGTGGTTAGAATTATCGTCTAAACAACACCACTATTTGGCTTTAGGTACCTTAGGTATGCTTTATTATGAAGGTGAATTTGGTCAAAAAGATTATGATAAAGCCTACCCTTATTTAAAAGAGTCTGCGGATTTAGGCTACGCCCTGGCCCAATACTACATCGGTTTGATGTATAAAAATGGTCAAGGGGTTGAAAAAGACATCGATGAAGCGGTGACTTATTTAACCTTAGCAGCCAATCAAAACGATATGAATGCCCAGTACAATTTAGGTGTGCTCTATTTCAAATATAAAGGTAAACCGCACTTTGACAAAGCTTTCCACTGGCTTACCAAAGCAGCAGAACAAAAACACCCATATGCGCAGTATAATTTAGGTGTCATGTATCAAAATGGTGATTTTGTTAAACAGGATTATGAAAAAGCATCGGTTTTATACCGTCAAGCCGCTGAAAAAGATGTGGTAGGCGCGATGTTTAACTTAGGCATGTTATACATGAAAGGCCTTGGTGTTGTTAAGAGTGAAGACACTGCCGTTCATTATTGGAAAAAAGCAGCCAACCTAGGTCATGATCAATCGAAGATGTATTTAGAATCTGTCGAAGCATTTAATAGGAAGCATATAAAATGA
- a CDS encoding alpha/beta hydrolase, whose product MNVIVKPFHLPLLNRDAKLYVMLPEHLDIDTAYPLIFFHDGQNVFFDRDASFGVSWGIKEIYEQNAMPKAVIVGLSCANGLNRLDEYNPFIASKSVSFGETPRLTGGKGDAYLHDIIDTVLPYLKEHYPVDLNNITIAGSSMGGHISLYATLTYPKVFKNALCLSNAFWISEEAMVNYIKNLRKKHKGFIYMDTGDNESDDFDYLKANNRVYEALNQKQIEATYRIIPGGIHHESDWNKRIKDIILMIK is encoded by the coding sequence ATGAACGTTATAGTAAAACCATTTCATCTACCACTATTGAATCGTGATGCGAAACTGTATGTGATGTTACCAGAACACCTAGACATCGATACAGCCTACCCTTTGATCTTTTTTCACGATGGTCAAAATGTATTTTTTGATAGAGACGCATCTTTCGGTGTTTCCTGGGGAATCAAAGAAATCTATGAACAAAACGCTATGCCAAAAGCAGTCATCGTTGGTTTATCCTGTGCAAACGGATTAAATAGATTAGATGAATATAATCCTTTCATCGCTTCTAAATCCGTGTCTTTTGGGGAAACACCACGTTTAACCGGGGGAAAAGGTGATGCCTATCTGCATGACATCATCGATACGGTTTTACCCTATTTAAAAGAACACTACCCAGTGGACTTAAACAACATTACAATCGCTGGTTCATCGATGGGTGGACACATTTCCTTATACGCAACCTTAACGTATCCTAAAGTATTTAAGAACGCTTTATGCTTATCGAATGCGTTTTGGATTTCCGAAGAAGCGATGGTAAACTACATCAAAAACCTAAGGAAAAAACACAAAGGCTTTATCTATATGGATACTGGCGACAATGAATCCGATGATTTTGATTATCTTAAAGCGAATAATCGTGTGTATGAAGCCTTAAATCAAAAACAGATTGAAGCAACCTATAGAATCATTCCTGGCGGTATTCATCATGAATCTGACTGGAATAAGCGTATTAAAGACATCATTTTGATGATAAAATAG
- a CDS encoding RHS repeat-associated core domain-containing protein, with protein MVTYSYDAFGNTLSATDTSGISLSIINPYRYRGYRYDLETGFYYLQSRYYNPQIGRFISPDSINYLNPMSNSGENLYTYTANNPVNLIDPDGNFAISAIIIGLGIAALIGAGIGAVVYTVSEIVSYTLAGEWSWSWGMFTGSIVGGALGGIFSIIPGVGPMGAAFMTGFLSSAFGMGFQNLFRETDYSFSQIFLTSLTVGVVSALTAGMMDKLAYAMKGSNTFLGNVSGRGSLNQVTRQIITKFNRGLIKNITCKTFGKMFAASLYYSSLGSVVNGVFDAYGLHDRFANIIP; from the coding sequence TTGGTTACTTATAGCTATGATGCTTTTGGTAATACCCTTAGTGCAACAGACACCTCAGGAATATCATTATCGATCATCAATCCTTATCGATATCGCGGATATCGATATGACTTAGAGACTGGGTTCTATTATTTGCAATCAAGGTATTACAATCCACAGATAGGTAGATTCATTAGTCCCGATAGTATCAACTACTTAAATCCAATGAGTAATAGTGGTGAGAACTTATATACGTATACTGCGAATAATCCAGTGAATCTTATTGATCCAGATGGGAATTTTGCGATTAGTGCGATAATTATAGGGCTTGGCATTGCCGCATTAATAGGGGCAGGCATAGGAGCTGTAGTTTATACGGTCAGTGAAATCGTATCATATACTTTAGCTGGTGAATGGTCATGGTCATGGGGAATGTTTACTGGTTCTATTGTCGGTGGAGCTCTAGGTGGGATTTTCTCCATTATTCCAGGAGTGGGACCTATGGGGGCTGCATTTATGACAGGTTTTTTGTCATCAGCATTTGGAATGGGATTTCAGAATTTGTTTAGAGAAACTGATTATTCATTTTCACAAATATTTTTAACTTCTTTAACAGTTGGTGTTGTTTCAGCATTAACAGCGGGAATGATGGATAAATTAGCTTATGCGATGAAAGGATCAAATACGTTTTTAGGTAATGTTTCTGGTAGGGGTAGCCTCAATCAGGTTACAAGGCAAATTATTACTAAATTTAATAGGGGCTTGATTAAAAATATTACTTGTAAAACATTTGGAAAAATGTTTGCAGCAAGCTTGTACTATAGCAGTTTAGGTTCAGTTGTTAATGGTGTATTTGATGCTTACGGACTGCATGATAGATTTGCCAACATAATCCCTTAA
- a CDS encoding RHS repeat-associated core domain-containing protein, which produces MESWGTSNNQRIYYTYDVDGSLISFRYNNNEYFYIRNLQGDIIKIIDISGNVLVTYSYDAFGNTLNTTDTSGISLSTINPYRYRGYRYDLETGFYYLQSRYYNPQIGRFISPDSINYLNPMSNSGENLYTYTANNPVMYTDSTGYAPEWWNNFWNSTAGKITGTILVVAVVVGLSILTAGWGGALTIYLGGSFWAAVAGGALGGAISGAIYGAGISMISQGFSDGYTNISYTKVVKDTLIGMVSGAIIGAAFAAAGRGLGLLGKTKLAQRQITNWGDTNISCLFGSKSGNFTFIRYGRFMRFEASIQHGLHYHMITSKVLWEGIFIAQNQIAGFLGGSFANHLN; this is translated from the coding sequence ATGGAATCTTGGGGAACAAGTAACAATCAAAGAATCTATTATACATACGATGTAGATGGTTCCTTAATCAGTTTTAGATATAACAATAATGAATATTTTTACATCCGCAACCTTCAAGGTGATATAATAAAGATAATTGATATCAGTGGTAATGTATTGGTTACTTATAGCTATGATGCTTTTGGTAATACCCTTAATACAACAGACACCTCTGGAATATCATTATCGACCATCAACCCCTATCGATATCGCGGATATCGATATGACTTAGAGACTGGGTTCTATTATTTGCAATCAAGGTATTATAATCCACAGATAGGTAGATTCATTAGTCCCGATAGCATCAACTATTTAAATCCAATGAGTAATAGTGGTGAGAACTTATATACGTATACTGCGAATAATCCAGTCATGTATACAGACAGCACCGGATATGCACCAGAATGGTGGAACAACTTTTGGAATAGTACTGCTGGGAAAATAACAGGAACCATTTTAGTTGTTGCGGTTGTAGTTGGATTATCTATCCTTACTGCAGGATGGGGTGGAGCTCTTACAATATATTTGGGCGGTAGTTTTTGGGCTGCAGTAGCTGGCGGAGCCTTAGGTGGAGCTATCTCTGGAGCAATATACGGCGCAGGAATCAGTATGATTTCACAGGGTTTCTCAGATGGATACACCAACATAAGTTACACGAAAGTGGTTAAAGATACCTTGATTGGTATGGTATCTGGTGCCATAATTGGCGCTGCTTTTGCTGCTGCTGGTAGAGGATTGGGATTACTGGGAAAAACAAAATTAGCACAAAGACAAATAACAAACTGGGGTGACACTAATATTAGTTGTCTGTTCGGTTCAAAGTCAGGAAATTTTACATTCATAAGGTATGGAAGATTTATGAGATTTGAAGCAAGTATCCAGCACGGATTGCACTATCATATGATTACTTCAAAAGTCTTATGGGAAGGTATATTCATTGCTCAAAATCAAATAGCTGGATTTCTAGGTGGTTCATTTGCTAATCACCTTAACTAA